From one Callospermophilus lateralis isolate mCalLat2 unplaced genomic scaffold, mCalLat2.hap1 Scaffold_96, whole genome shotgun sequence genomic stretch:
- the LOC143641341 gene encoding RNA-binding protein with multiple splicing 2: MSNLKPDGEHSTGTGTGSGTTLEEEVRTLFVSGLPVDIKPRELYLLFRPFKGYEGSLIKLTSRQPVGFVIFDSRVGAEAAKNALNGIRFDPENPQTLRLEFAKANTKMAKSKLMATPNPTSVHPALGTHFIARDPYDLMGAALIPASPEAWAPYPLYTTELTPAISHAVFTYPAATAAAAAAAALHAQVRWYPSSDGTQQGWKYRQFC; encoded by the coding sequence ATGAGCAACCTGAAGCCGGACGGCGAGCACAGCACCGGCACCGGCACGGGCTCCGGCACAACCCTGGAGGAGGAGGTTCGGACATTGTTTGTCAGTGGCCTCCCCGTGGACATTAAACCCAGAGAACTCTACCTGCTCTTCCGGCCGTTCAAGGGATATGAAGGGTCCCTGATCAAGCTCACATCGAGACAGCCTGTTGGTTTTGTCATCTTTGACAGCCGGGTAGGAGCAGAAGCCGCCAAGAATGCACTGAACGGTATTCGCTTTGATCCTGAGAACCCGCAAACCCTGAGGCTAGAATTTGCCAAAGCCAACACCAAGATGGCCAAGAGCAAGTTAATGGCAACACCAAATCCCACCAGTGTTCACCCTGCCCTAGGAACACATTTCATTGCCCGGGATCCCTATGACCTGATGGGGGCTGCTCTGATCCCTGCGTCCCCAGAGGCCTGGGCCCCTTATCCTCTGTACACCACAGAGCTGACCCCAGCCATCTCACATGCTGTGTTCACCTACCCAGCtgccactgccgctgctgctgctgctgctgccctccATGCTCAGGTCCGCTGGTATCCATCCTCTGACGGCACCCAGCAAGGATGGAAGTATCGCCAGTTCTGTTGA